A stretch of the Macaca mulatta isolate MMU2019108-1 chromosome 16, T2T-MMU8v2.0, whole genome shotgun sequence genome encodes the following:
- the PHF12 gene encoding PHD finger protein 12 (The RefSeq protein has 1 substitution compared to this genomic sequence), translated as MWEKMETKTIVYDLDTSGGLMEQIQALLAPPKTDEAEKRSRKPEKEPRRSGRATNHDSCDSCKEGGDLLCCDHCPAAFHLQCCNPPLSEEMLPPGEWMCHRCTVRRKKREQKKELGHVNGLVDKSGKRTTSPSSDTDLLDRSTSKTELKAIAHARILERRASRPGTPTSNASTETPTSEQNDVDEDIIDVDEEPVAAEPDYVQPQLRRPFELLIAAAMERNPTQFQLPNELTCTTALPGSSKRRRKEETTGKNVKKTQHELDHNGLVPLPVKVCFTCNRSCRMAPLIQCDYCPLLFHMDCLEPPLTAMPLGRWMCPNHIEHVVLNQKNMTLSNRCQVFDRFQDTISQHVVKVDFLNRIHKKHPPNRRVLQSVKRRSLKVPDAIKSQYQFPPPLIAPAAIRDGELICNGIPEESQMHLLNSEHLATQAEQQEWLCSVVALQCSILKHLSAKQMPSHWDSEQTEKADIKPVIVTDGSITTSLQTADKTPTPSHYPLSCPSGISTQNSLSCSPPHQPPALEDIGCSSCAEKSKKTPCGTANGPVNTEVKANGPHLYSSPTDSTDPRRLPGANTPLPGLSHRQGWPRPLTPPAAGGLQNHTVGIIVKTENATDPSSCPQRSLVPVPSLPPSIPSSCASIENTSTLQRKTVQSQIGPPLTDSRPLGSPPNATRVLTPPQAAGDGILATGANQRFSSPAPSSDGKVSPGTLSIGSALTVPSFPANSTAMVDLTNSLRAFMDVNGEIEINMLDEKLIKFLALQRIHQLFPSRVQPSPGSVGTHQLASGGHHTEVQRKEVQARAVFYPLLGLGGAVNMCYRTLYIGTGADMDVCLTNYGHCNYVSGKHACIFYDENTKHYELLNYSEHGTTVDNVLYSCDFSEKTPPTPPSSIVAKVQSVIRRRRHQKQDEEPSEEAAMMSSQAQGPQRRPCNCKASSSSLIGGSGAGWEGTALLHHGSYIKLGCLQFVFSITEFATKQPKGDASLLQDGVLAEKLSLKPHQGPVLRSNSVP; from the exons GGTGCACTGTTCGCCGAAAG AAACGAGAGCAGAAAAAGGAGCTGGGTCATGTCAATGGACTGGTGGACAAATCTGGCAAACGGACTACATCCCCCAGCAGTGACACTGACTTGTTGGACAGATCGACCAGCAAAACTGAACTAAAGGCCATTGCCCATGCTCGGATCCTGGAAAGGAGAGCCAGCAGGCCTGGCACGCCCACATCCAATGCCAGCACAGAGACCCCCACCTCTGAGCAGAATGATGTCGACGAAGACATTATTGACGTGGATGAGGAACCAGTAGCAGCGGAGCCAGACTATGTGCAGCCCCAGCTGAGGCGGCCCTTTGAGCTGCTGATTGCTGCCGCCATGGAGCGGAACCCCACCCAATTTCAGTTGCCCAATGAACTGACTTGTACCACTGCACTACCAG GTTCTAgcaagaggagaagaaaggaggaaacaacagggaaaaatgttaagaagACACAGCATGAATTAGATCACAATGGTCTCGTTCCCTTACCGGTCAAAGTCTGCTTCACGTGTAACAG GAGTTGCCGCATGGCTCCTCTCATCCAGTGTGACTATTGCCCTCTCCTGTTTCACATGGACTGCCTCGAGCCGCCGCTCACTGCCATGCCCCTGGGCAGATGGATGTGTCCAAATCACATCGAACATGTAGTG CTGAACCAGAAGAATATGACACTGAGCAATCGGTGCCAGGTGTTTGATCGTTTCCAGGACACCATTTCGCAGCATGTTGTCAAAGTGGACTTCCTGAACCGAATCCACAAGAAGCACCCCCCTAACCGGCGTGTGCTCCAGTCAGTCAAAAGAAGAAGCTTGAAG GTTCCCGATGCTATAAAATCTCAGTACCAGTTTCCACCCCCTCTCATTGCACCCGCGGCCATTCGGGACGGGGAGCTGATCTGCAATGGGATCCCTGAGGAATCACAGATGCACCTTTTGAACTCTGAGCACTTAGCCACCCAAGCAGAGCAGCAAGAG TGGCTCTGTAGTGTTGTTGCGCTCCAGTGCAGCATATTGAAACATTTATCTGCTAAGCAGATGCCTTCGCATTGGGACTCTGAACAGACAGAGAAGGCTGATATTAAGCCTGTTATTGTGACTGACGGCTCAATCACCACCTCCTTGCAAACAGCTGACAAGACACCTACACCTTCCCACTACCCCTTGTCCTGCCCCTCAGGGATTAGCACCCAGAATTCCTTGAGCTGCTCTCCACCCCACCAGCCCCCAGCCCTAGAGGACATCGGCTGCAGTTCTTGTGCAGAAAAATCCAAGAAAACCCCTTGTGGGACTGCCAATGGGCCAGTGAACACAGAGGTGAAAGCTAATGGCCCACACCTCTACAGCAGCCCTACTGATTCCGCGGACCCCCGGCGACTTCCAGGCGCTAACACCCCCCTACCAGGCCTCTCACACCGGCAAGGCTGGCCCCGGCCCCTCACGCCACCAGCGGCTGGGGGCCTTCAGAACCACACCGTCGGCATCATTGTGAAGACAGAGAATGCCACTGACCCCAGCTCTTGCCCCCAGAGGAGTTTGGTTCCTGTCCCAAGCCTGCCCCCTTCCATTCCCAGCTCTTGTGCCAGCATCGAGAACACCAGCACTTTGCAAAGAAAGACTGTCCAATCACAGATAGGACCTCCGTTGACAGATTCAAGGCCACTGGGCTCACCCCCAAATGCCACCCGGGTGCTCACTCCCCCCCAAGCAGCAGGAGATGGTATCTTGGCCACAGGAGCCAACCAACGATTCAGCTCACCAGCGCCATCATCAG ATGGCAAGGTCAGCCCCGGCACGTTATCCATAGGAAGCGCTTTAACCGTACCCTCTTTCCCAGCCAACTCTACTGCCATGGTGGACCTCACCAACTCACTTCGAGCATTTATGGATGTCAATGGAG AAATCGAGATAAATATGCTGGACGAGAAGCTGATCAAGTTTCTGGCCTTGCAGAGAATACATCAGCTTTTCCCCTCCCGGGTCCAACCTTCACCGGGCAGTGTCGGGACACATCAGCTGGCTTCTGGAGGGCACCACACAGAAG TGCAAAGAAAGGAGGTACAGGCCCGAGCTGTGTTCTACCCCCTCTTAGGGTTGGGAGGAGCTGTGAACATGTGCTATCGAACCCTCTACATCGGGACAG GAGCTGACATGGATGTGTGCCTTACAAACTATGGTCACTGTAACTACGTGTCCGGGAAACATGCCTGCATATTCTACGATGAG aatACCAAACATTATGAGCTGTTAAACTACAGTGAGCATGGGACAACGGTGGACAATGTGCTGTATTCATGTGACTTCTCGGAGAAGACCCCGCCAACACCCCCAAGCAGTATTGTTGCCAAAGTGCAGAGTGTCATCA GGCGCCGCCGGCACCAGAAACAGGATGAAGAGCCAAGTGAGGAGGCAGCCATGATGAGTTCCCAGGCCCAAGGGCCGCAGCGGAGACCCTGCAATTGCAAAGCCAGCAGCTCAAGCTTGATTGGGGGCAGTGGGGCCGGCTGGGAGGGCACGGCCTTACTGCACCATGGCAGCTACATCAAGCTGGGCTGCCTGCAGTTTGTCTTCAGCATCACTGAGTTTGCGACCAAACAGCCCAAAGGCGATGCCAGCCTGCTGCAGGATGGGGTCTTGGCCGAGAAGCTCTCTCTCAAGCCCCACCAGGGCCCTGTGCTGCGCTCCAACTCCGTTCCCTAG
- the PHF12 gene encoding PHD finger protein 12 isoform X2: MLPPGEWMCHRCTVRRKKREQKKELGHVNGLVDKSGKRTTSPSSDTDLLDRSTSKTELKAIAHARILERRASRPGTPTSNASTETPTSEQNDVDEDIIDVDEEPVAAEPDYVQPQLRRPFELLIAAAMERNPTQFQLPNELTCTTALPGSSKRRRKEETTGKNVKKTQHELDHNGLVPLPVKVCFTCNRSCRMAPLIQCDYCPLLFHMDCLEPPLTAMPLGRWMCPNHIEHVVLNQKNMTLSNRCQVFDRFQDTISQHVVKVDFLNRIHKKHPPNRRVLQSVKRRSLKVPDAIKSQYQFPPPLIAPAAIRDGELICNGIPEESQMHLLNSEHLATQAEQQEWLCSVVALQCSILKHLSAKQMPSHWDSEQTEKADIKPVIVTDGSITTSLQTADKTPTPSHYPLSCPSGISTQNSLSCSPPHQPPALEDIGCSSCAEKSKKTPCGTANGPVNTEVKANGPHLYSSPTDSADPRRLPGANTPLPGLSHRQGWPRPLTPPAAGGLQNHTVGIIVKTENATDPSSCPQRSLVPVPSLPPSIPSSCASIENTSTLQRKTVQSQIGPPLTDSRPLGSPPNATRVLTPPQAAGDGILATGANQRFSSPAPSSDGKVSPGTLSIGSALTVPSFPANSTAMVDLTNSLRAFMDVNGEIEINMLDEKLIKFLALQRIHQLFPSRVQPSPGSVGTHQLASGGHHTEVQRKEVQARAVFYPLLGLGGAVNMCYRTLYIGTGADMDVCLTNYGHCNYVSGKHACIFYDENTKHYELLNYSEHGTTVDNVLYSCDFSEKTPPTPPSSIVAKVQSVIRRRRHQKQDEEPSEEAAMMSSQAQGPQRRPCNCKASSSSLIGGSGAGWEGTALLHHGSYIKLGCLQFVFSITEFATKQPKGDASLLQDGVLAEKLSLKPHQGPVLRSNSVP; encoded by the exons GGTGCACTGTTCGCCGAAAG AAACGAGAGCAGAAAAAGGAGCTGGGTCATGTCAATGGACTGGTGGACAAATCTGGCAAACGGACTACATCCCCCAGCAGTGACACTGACTTGTTGGACAGATCGACCAGCAAAACTGAACTAAAGGCCATTGCCCATGCTCGGATCCTGGAAAGGAGAGCCAGCAGGCCTGGCACGCCCACATCCAATGCCAGCACAGAGACCCCCACCTCTGAGCAGAATGATGTCGACGAAGACATTATTGACGTGGATGAGGAACCAGTAGCAGCGGAGCCAGACTATGTGCAGCCCCAGCTGAGGCGGCCCTTTGAGCTGCTGATTGCTGCCGCCATGGAGCGGAACCCCACCCAATTTCAGTTGCCCAATGAACTGACTTGTACCACTGCACTACCAG GTTCTAgcaagaggagaagaaaggaggaaacaacagggaaaaatgttaagaagACACAGCATGAATTAGATCACAATGGTCTCGTTCCCTTACCGGTCAAAGTCTGCTTCACGTGTAACAG GAGTTGCCGCATGGCTCCTCTCATCCAGTGTGACTATTGCCCTCTCCTGTTTCACATGGACTGCCTCGAGCCGCCGCTCACTGCCATGCCCCTGGGCAGATGGATGTGTCCAAATCACATCGAACATGTAGTG CTGAACCAGAAGAATATGACACTGAGCAATCGGTGCCAGGTGTTTGATCGTTTCCAGGACACCATTTCGCAGCATGTTGTCAAAGTGGACTTCCTGAACCGAATCCACAAGAAGCACCCCCCTAACCGGCGTGTGCTCCAGTCAGTCAAAAGAAGAAGCTTGAAG GTTCCCGATGCTATAAAATCTCAGTACCAGTTTCCACCCCCTCTCATTGCACCCGCGGCCATTCGGGACGGGGAGCTGATCTGCAATGGGATCCCTGAGGAATCACAGATGCACCTTTTGAACTCTGAGCACTTAGCCACCCAAGCAGAGCAGCAAGAG TGGCTCTGTAGTGTTGTTGCGCTCCAGTGCAGCATATTGAAACATTTATCTGCTAAGCAGATGCCTTCGCATTGGGACTCTGAACAGACAGAGAAGGCTGATATTAAGCCTGTTATTGTGACTGACGGCTCAATCACCACCTCCTTGCAAACAGCTGACAAGACACCTACACCTTCCCACTACCCCTTGTCCTGCCCCTCAGGGATTAGCACCCAGAATTCCTTGAGCTGCTCTCCACCCCACCAGCCCCCAGCCCTAGAGGACATCGGCTGCAGTTCTTGTGCAGAAAAATCCAAGAAAACCCCTTGTGGGACTGCCAATGGGCCAGTGAACACAGAGGTGAAAGCTAATGGCCCACACCTCTACAGCAGCCCTACTGATTCCGCGGACCCCCGGCGACTTCCAGGCGCTAACACCCCCCTACCAGGCCTCTCACACCGGCAAGGCTGGCCCCGGCCCCTCACGCCACCAGCGGCTGGGGGCCTTCAGAACCACACCGTCGGCATCATTGTGAAGACAGAGAATGCCACTGACCCCAGCTCTTGCCCCCAGAGGAGTTTGGTTCCTGTCCCAAGCCTGCCCCCTTCCATTCCCAGCTCTTGTGCCAGCATCGAGAACACCAGCACTTTGCAAAGAAAGACTGTCCAATCACAGATAGGACCTCCGTTGACAGATTCAAGGCCACTGGGCTCACCCCCAAATGCCACCCGGGTGCTCACTCCCCCCCAAGCAGCAGGAGATGGTATCTTGGCCACAGGAGCCAACCAACGATTCAGCTCACCAGCGCCATCATCAG ATGGCAAGGTCAGCCCCGGCACGTTATCCATAGGAAGCGCTTTAACCGTACCCTCTTTCCCAGCCAACTCTACTGCCATGGTGGACCTCACCAACTCACTTCGAGCATTTATGGATGTCAATGGAG AAATCGAGATAAATATGCTGGACGAGAAGCTGATCAAGTTTCTGGCCTTGCAGAGAATACATCAGCTTTTCCCCTCCCGGGTCCAACCTTCACCGGGCAGTGTCGGGACACATCAGCTGGCTTCTGGAGGGCACCACACAGAAG TGCAAAGAAAGGAGGTACAGGCCCGAGCTGTGTTCTACCCCCTCTTAGGGTTGGGAGGAGCTGTGAACATGTGCTATCGAACCCTCTACATCGGGACAG GAGCTGACATGGATGTGTGCCTTACAAACTATGGTCACTGTAACTACGTGTCCGGGAAACATGCCTGCATATTCTACGATGAG aatACCAAACATTATGAGCTGTTAAACTACAGTGAGCATGGGACAACGGTGGACAATGTGCTGTATTCATGTGACTTCTCGGAGAAGACCCCGCCAACACCCCCAAGCAGTATTGTTGCCAAAGTGCAGAGTGTCATCA GGCGCCGCCGGCACCAGAAACAGGATGAAGAGCCAAGTGAGGAGGCAGCCATGATGAGTTCCCAGGCCCAAGGGCCGCAGCGGAGACCCTGCAATTGCAAAGCCAGCAGCTCAAGCTTGATTGGGGGCAGTGGGGCCGGCTGGGAGGGCACGGCCTTACTGCACCATGGCAGCTACATCAAGCTGGGCTGCCTGCAGTTTGTCTTCAGCATCACTGAGTTTGCGACCAAACAGCCCAAAGGCGATGCCAGCCTGCTGCAGGATGGGGTCTTGGCCGAGAAGCTCTCTCTCAAGCCCCACCAGGGCCCTGTGCTGCGCTCCAACTCCGTTCCCTAG
- the PHF12 gene encoding PHD finger protein 12 isoform X3 gives MLPFLALCFCFCFVFFFIYLVLPLSVPHSNPPLSEEMLPPGEWMCHRCTVRRKKREQKKELGHVNGLVDKSGKRTTSPSSDTDLLDRSTSKTELKAIAHARILERRASRPGTPTSNASTETPTSEQNDVDEDIIDVDEEPVAAEPDYVQPQLRRPFELLIAAAMERNPTQFQLPNELTCTTALPGSSKRRRKEETTGKNVKKTQHELDHNGLVPLPVKVCFTCNRSCRMAPLIQCDYCPLLFHMDCLEPPLTAMPLGRWMCPNHIEHVVLNQKNMTLSNRCQVFDRFQDTISQHVVKVDFLNRIHKKHPPNRRVLQSVKRRSLKVPDAIKSQYQFPPPLIAPAAIRDGELICNGIPEESQMHLLNSEHLATQAEQQEWLCSVVALQCSILKHLSAKQMPSHWDSEQTEKADIKPVIVTDGSITTSLQTADKTPTPSHYPLSCPSGISTQNSLSCSPPHQPPALEDIGCSSCAEKSKKTPCGTANGPVNTEVKANGPHLYSSPTDSADPRRLPGANTPLPGLSHRQGWPRPLTPPAAGGLQNHTVGIIVKTENATDPSSCPQRSLVPVPSLPPSIPSSCASIENTSTLQRKTVQSQIGPPLTDSRPLGSPPNATRVLTPPQAAGDGILATGANQRFSSPAPSSDGKVSPGTLSIGSALTVPSFPANSTAMVDLTNSLRAFMDVNGEIEINMLDEKLIKFLALQRIHQLFPSRVQPSPGSVGTHQLASGGHHTEVQRKEVQARAVFYPLLGLGGAVNMCYRTLYIGTGADMDVCLTNYGHCNYVSGKHACIFYDENTKHYELLNYSEHGTTVDNVLYSCDFSEKTPPTPPSSIVAKVQSVIRRRRHQKQDEEPSEEAAMMSSQAQGPQRRPCNCKASSSSLIGGSGAGWEGTALLHHGSYIKLGCLQFVFSITEFATKQPKGDASLLQDGVLAEKLSLKPHQGPVLRSNSVP, from the exons GGTGCACTGTTCGCCGAAAG AAACGAGAGCAGAAAAAGGAGCTGGGTCATGTCAATGGACTGGTGGACAAATCTGGCAAACGGACTACATCCCCCAGCAGTGACACTGACTTGTTGGACAGATCGACCAGCAAAACTGAACTAAAGGCCATTGCCCATGCTCGGATCCTGGAAAGGAGAGCCAGCAGGCCTGGCACGCCCACATCCAATGCCAGCACAGAGACCCCCACCTCTGAGCAGAATGATGTCGACGAAGACATTATTGACGTGGATGAGGAACCAGTAGCAGCGGAGCCAGACTATGTGCAGCCCCAGCTGAGGCGGCCCTTTGAGCTGCTGATTGCTGCCGCCATGGAGCGGAACCCCACCCAATTTCAGTTGCCCAATGAACTGACTTGTACCACTGCACTACCAG GTTCTAgcaagaggagaagaaaggaggaaacaacagggaaaaatgttaagaagACACAGCATGAATTAGATCACAATGGTCTCGTTCCCTTACCGGTCAAAGTCTGCTTCACGTGTAACAG GAGTTGCCGCATGGCTCCTCTCATCCAGTGTGACTATTGCCCTCTCCTGTTTCACATGGACTGCCTCGAGCCGCCGCTCACTGCCATGCCCCTGGGCAGATGGATGTGTCCAAATCACATCGAACATGTAGTG CTGAACCAGAAGAATATGACACTGAGCAATCGGTGCCAGGTGTTTGATCGTTTCCAGGACACCATTTCGCAGCATGTTGTCAAAGTGGACTTCCTGAACCGAATCCACAAGAAGCACCCCCCTAACCGGCGTGTGCTCCAGTCAGTCAAAAGAAGAAGCTTGAAG GTTCCCGATGCTATAAAATCTCAGTACCAGTTTCCACCCCCTCTCATTGCACCCGCGGCCATTCGGGACGGGGAGCTGATCTGCAATGGGATCCCTGAGGAATCACAGATGCACCTTTTGAACTCTGAGCACTTAGCCACCCAAGCAGAGCAGCAAGAG TGGCTCTGTAGTGTTGTTGCGCTCCAGTGCAGCATATTGAAACATTTATCTGCTAAGCAGATGCCTTCGCATTGGGACTCTGAACAGACAGAGAAGGCTGATATTAAGCCTGTTATTGTGACTGACGGCTCAATCACCACCTCCTTGCAAACAGCTGACAAGACACCTACACCTTCCCACTACCCCTTGTCCTGCCCCTCAGGGATTAGCACCCAGAATTCCTTGAGCTGCTCTCCACCCCACCAGCCCCCAGCCCTAGAGGACATCGGCTGCAGTTCTTGTGCAGAAAAATCCAAGAAAACCCCTTGTGGGACTGCCAATGGGCCAGTGAACACAGAGGTGAAAGCTAATGGCCCACACCTCTACAGCAGCCCTACTGATTCCGCGGACCCCCGGCGACTTCCAGGCGCTAACACCCCCCTACCAGGCCTCTCACACCGGCAAGGCTGGCCCCGGCCCCTCACGCCACCAGCGGCTGGGGGCCTTCAGAACCACACCGTCGGCATCATTGTGAAGACAGAGAATGCCACTGACCCCAGCTCTTGCCCCCAGAGGAGTTTGGTTCCTGTCCCAAGCCTGCCCCCTTCCATTCCCAGCTCTTGTGCCAGCATCGAGAACACCAGCACTTTGCAAAGAAAGACTGTCCAATCACAGATAGGACCTCCGTTGACAGATTCAAGGCCACTGGGCTCACCCCCAAATGCCACCCGGGTGCTCACTCCCCCCCAAGCAGCAGGAGATGGTATCTTGGCCACAGGAGCCAACCAACGATTCAGCTCACCAGCGCCATCATCAG ATGGCAAGGTCAGCCCCGGCACGTTATCCATAGGAAGCGCTTTAACCGTACCCTCTTTCCCAGCCAACTCTACTGCCATGGTGGACCTCACCAACTCACTTCGAGCATTTATGGATGTCAATGGAG AAATCGAGATAAATATGCTGGACGAGAAGCTGATCAAGTTTCTGGCCTTGCAGAGAATACATCAGCTTTTCCCCTCCCGGGTCCAACCTTCACCGGGCAGTGTCGGGACACATCAGCTGGCTTCTGGAGGGCACCACACAGAAG TGCAAAGAAAGGAGGTACAGGCCCGAGCTGTGTTCTACCCCCTCTTAGGGTTGGGAGGAGCTGTGAACATGTGCTATCGAACCCTCTACATCGGGACAG GAGCTGACATGGATGTGTGCCTTACAAACTATGGTCACTGTAACTACGTGTCCGGGAAACATGCCTGCATATTCTACGATGAG aatACCAAACATTATGAGCTGTTAAACTACAGTGAGCATGGGACAACGGTGGACAATGTGCTGTATTCATGTGACTTCTCGGAGAAGACCCCGCCAACACCCCCAAGCAGTATTGTTGCCAAAGTGCAGAGTGTCATCA GGCGCCGCCGGCACCAGAAACAGGATGAAGAGCCAAGTGAGGAGGCAGCCATGATGAGTTCCCAGGCCCAAGGGCCGCAGCGGAGACCCTGCAATTGCAAAGCCAGCAGCTCAAGCTTGATTGGGGGCAGTGGGGCCGGCTGGGAGGGCACGGCCTTACTGCACCATGGCAGCTACATCAAGCTGGGCTGCCTGCAGTTTGTCTTCAGCATCACTGAGTTTGCGACCAAACAGCCCAAAGGCGATGCCAGCCTGCTGCAGGATGGGGTCTTGGCCGAGAAGCTCTCTCTCAAGCCCCACCAGGGCCCTGTGCTGCGCTCCAACTCCGTTCCCTAG
- the DHRS13 gene encoding dehydrogenase/reductase SDR family member 13, with product MEALLLGTGLLLGAYVLVYYNLVKAPPCGGIGNLRGRTAVVTGANSGIGKMTALELARRGARVVLACRSRERGEAAAFDLRQESGNNEVIFMALDLANLASVRAFATAFLSSEPRLDILIHNAGISSCGRTREAFNLLLRVNHIGPFLLTHLLLPCLKACAPSRVVVVASAAHCRGRLDFKRLDRPVVGWRQELRAYADTKLANVLFARELANQLEGTGITCYAAHPGPVNSELFLRHVPGWLRPLLRPLAWLVLRAPRGGAQTPLYCALQEGIEPLSGRYFANCHVEEVPPAARDDRAAHRLWEASKRLAGLGPGEDAEPDEDSQSEDSGAPSSLSTTHPEEPTVSQPYPSPQSSPDLSKMTHRIQAKVEPETQLS from the exons ATGGAGGCGCTGCTGCTGGGCACGGGGTTGCTGCTGGGCGCTTACGTGCTTGTCTACTACAACCTGGTGAAGGCCCCGCCGTGCGGCGGCATCGGCAACCTGCGGGGTCGCACGGCCGTGGTCACTG GCGCTAACAGCGGCATCGGGAAGATGACGGCGCTGGAGCTGGCGCGCCGGGGAGCGCGCGTGGTGCTGGCCTGCCGCAGCCGGGAGCGCGGGGAGGCGGCTGCCTTCGACCTCCGCCAG GAGAGTGGGAACAATGAGGTCATCTTCATGGCCTTGGACTTGGCCAATCTGGCCTCGGTGCGGGCCTTTGCCACTGCCTTCCTGAGCTCTGAGCCACGGTTGGACATCCTCATCCACAATGCCG GGATCAGTTCCTGTGGCCGGACCCGCGAGGCGTTTAACCTGCTGCTTCGGGTGAACCACATCGGTCCCTTTCTGCTGACACATCTGCTGCTGCCTTGCCTGAAGGCATGTGCCCCTAGCCGCGTGGTGGTGGTAGCCTCAGCTGCCCACTGTCGGGGACGTCTCGACTTCAAACGCCTGGACCGCCCAGTGGTGGGCTGGCGGCAGGAGCTGCGGGCATATGCTGACACTAAGCTGGCTAATGTACTGTTTGCCCGGGAGCTTGCCAACCAGCTTGAGGGCACTGGCATCACCTGCTATGCAGCGCACCCAG GGCCTGTGAACTCGGAGCTGTTCCTGCGCCATGTTCCTGGATGGCTGCGCCCACTTTTGCGCCCATTGGCTTGGCTGGTGCTCCGGGCACCAAGAGGGGGTGCCCAGACACCCCTGTATTGTGCTCTACAAGAGGGCATCGAGCCCCTCAGTGGGAGATATTTTGCCAACTGCCATGTGGAAGAGGTGCCTCCAGCTGCCCGAGATGACCGGGCAGCCCATCGGCTATGGGAGGCCAGCAAGAGGCTGGCAGGGCTTGGGCCTGGGGAGGATGCTGAACCCGATGAAGACTCCCAGTCTGAGGACTCAGGGGCCCCATCTTCTCTGAGCACCACCCACCCTGAGGAGCCCACAGTTTCTCAACCTTACCCCAGCCCTCAGAGCTCACCAGATTTGTCTAAGATGACTCACCGAATTCAGGCTAAAGTTGAGCCTGAGACCCAGCTCTCCTAA
- the DHRS13 gene encoding dehydrogenase/reductase SDR family member 13 isoform X1: MTALELARRGARVVLACRSRERGEAAAFDLRQESGNNEVIFMALDLANLASVRAFATAFLSSEPRLDILIHNAGISSCGRTREAFNLLLRVNHIGPFLLTHLLLPCLKACAPSRVVVVASAAHCRGRLDFKRLDRPVVGWRQELRAYADTKLANVLFARELANQLEGTGITCYAAHPGPVNSELFLRHVPGWLRPLLRPLAWLVLRAPRGGAQTPLYCALQEGIEPLSGRYFANCHVEEVPPAARDDRAAHRLWEASKRLAGLGPGEDAEPDEDSQSEDSGAPSSLSTTHPEEPTVSQPYPSPQSSPDLSKMTHRIQAKVEPETQLS, translated from the exons ATGACGGCGCTGGAGCTGGCGCGCCGGGGAGCGCGCGTGGTGCTGGCCTGCCGCAGCCGGGAGCGCGGGGAGGCGGCTGCCTTCGACCTCCGCCAG GAGAGTGGGAACAATGAGGTCATCTTCATGGCCTTGGACTTGGCCAATCTGGCCTCGGTGCGGGCCTTTGCCACTGCCTTCCTGAGCTCTGAGCCACGGTTGGACATCCTCATCCACAATGCCG GGATCAGTTCCTGTGGCCGGACCCGCGAGGCGTTTAACCTGCTGCTTCGGGTGAACCACATCGGTCCCTTTCTGCTGACACATCTGCTGCTGCCTTGCCTGAAGGCATGTGCCCCTAGCCGCGTGGTGGTGGTAGCCTCAGCTGCCCACTGTCGGGGACGTCTCGACTTCAAACGCCTGGACCGCCCAGTGGTGGGCTGGCGGCAGGAGCTGCGGGCATATGCTGACACTAAGCTGGCTAATGTACTGTTTGCCCGGGAGCTTGCCAACCAGCTTGAGGGCACTGGCATCACCTGCTATGCAGCGCACCCAG GGCCTGTGAACTCGGAGCTGTTCCTGCGCCATGTTCCTGGATGGCTGCGCCCACTTTTGCGCCCATTGGCTTGGCTGGTGCTCCGGGCACCAAGAGGGGGTGCCCAGACACCCCTGTATTGTGCTCTACAAGAGGGCATCGAGCCCCTCAGTGGGAGATATTTTGCCAACTGCCATGTGGAAGAGGTGCCTCCAGCTGCCCGAGATGACCGGGCAGCCCATCGGCTATGGGAGGCCAGCAAGAGGCTGGCAGGGCTTGGGCCTGGGGAGGATGCTGAACCCGATGAAGACTCCCAGTCTGAGGACTCAGGGGCCCCATCTTCTCTGAGCACCACCCACCCTGAGGAGCCCACAGTTTCTCAACCTTACCCCAGCCCTCAGAGCTCACCAGATTTGTCTAAGATGACTCACCGAATTCAGGCTAAAGTTGAGCCTGAGACCCAGCTCTCCTAA